In Phycodurus eques isolate BA_2022a chromosome 23, UOR_Pequ_1.1, whole genome shotgun sequence, a genomic segment contains:
- the ntn5 gene encoding netrin-3, protein MMFRAFSLPPSTSPFLVFLLLYLLPRPLLFSTLSHVPLSWTSPHDPCYHPDGRPRHCLSEFINAAYGVSVNASRSVRGFDLDGNITTLTDLHNPHNLTCWQARGDQNSGDWVLTVPLGRRFEITYISLQFCHHGEPWDPISISIFKSMDYRHTWRPMQHYSSDCFGDFGLPSQTVAQSRHQETEPLCSDPRPLQKQRGGIVLAFSALDGRPSSPDFDYSPTLQDWVTATDIRVVFRQTSTNAKMGSSMKEDGWTEEGQVGDHVRWSSADGGDPIGNLNTDNAPAFFKSATKDSAMSTQKKGDKLRGRGHHKGANNATSKESGETFGSDISSKARKLGRKKEGDQRLLCPNGDGNWRVEGRHRGAKGRELRKRRNNRPNTRQSSRNLQAAPRPLPTAPALPPLALSDLQVGGRCKCNGHASKCRHDDAGRTVCMCEHHTAGPDCDVCEDFYFDRPWHRATPTNPNPCVACECNGHATKCRFSMEVFQQSGRRSGGVCLKCRHHTAGRHCQYCHNGYTRDQSKPLQHREACRPCQCHPLGAVGRWCNHTSGQCLCRQGVTGLRCNRCAPEYKQGTSHLRPCVRIQEVAPTPAFQPQYSIDEECASHCQPSQVKVRMNLDTYCLKDYVLKVQVRGMERSGPWWQFSISVQVVFRTGSPSRIRRGPRSLWVPVRDLACGCPALHVGRTFLLIGADESERGWAPDERRLVADRSTLALQWREHWSRKLRGFRGQDKRGRCPEQPPHPHRKPPESQTGYIPPHLLADTDVGSSAGEVSTSSPRHKVTQEREA, encoded by the exons ATGATGTTCCGGGCCTTTTCCCTTCCCCCTTCCACCTCTCCCTTCCTCGTTTTCCTTCTCCTTTATTTACTTCCTCGGCCTCTTCTCTTCTCCACACTGTCCCACGTCCCGCTGAGTTGGACTTCACCTCACGATCCCTGCTACCACCCGGACGGGCGTCCTCGCCACTGTCTCTCCGAGTTCATCAACGCCGCCTACGGGGTGTCGGTCAACGCCAGCCGCTCCGTCCGAGGCTTCGATTTGGACGGAAACATCACCACCTTGACGGACCTTCACAATCCTCACAACCTCACCTGCTGGCAGGCTCGAGGGGATCAGAATAGCGGGGACTGGGTCCTCACTGTGCCCCTGGGTCGGCGCTTTGAAATCACCTACATAAGTCTGCAGTTCTGCCATCATGGGGAGCCGTGGGACCCTATCTCCATCTCCATCTTCAAGTCCATGGACTACAGACACACTTGGAGGCCGATGCAACATTATTCCAGCGACTGCTTTGGGGATTTCGGGCTCCCTTCTCAGACGGTGGCCCAGAGCAGACACCAGGAAACAGAACCACTGTGCTCCGATCCTCGGCCCTTGCAGAAGCAGCGGGGCGGTATCGTGCTGGCGTTCTCGGCCCTCGACGGACGGCCGTCGTCTCCTGATTTTGATTATAGTCCCACTTTGCAAGACTGGGTGACGGCTACAGACATCCGTGTGGTCTTCCGCCAAACATCTACAAACGCAAAAATGGGCTCAAGCATGAAggaggatggatggacagaagaGGGACAAGTGGGAGACCACGTGAGGTGGAGTTCTGCCGACGGCGGTGATCCGATTGGCAACCTGAACACAGATAACGCGCCGGCCTTTTTTAAAAGTGCCACAAAAGACTCTGCAATGAGCACGCAGAAGAAAGGAGACAAGCTCCGAGGGAGAGGTCATCACAAGGGTGCGAACAATGCGACCAGCAAGGAAAGCGGGGAGACGTTCGGCTCGGACATTTCCTCAAAAGCTCGAAAGCTTGGCCGCAAGAAGGAGGGTGACCAGAGACTCCTTTGTCCCAACGGTGACGGCAACTGGAGGGTGGAGGGACGCCACAGGGGCGCCAAGGGACGAGAACTGAGGAAGCGACGAAACAACCGTCCCAACACCCGCCAAAGCTCCAGAAATCTACAGGCGGCACCACGACCGCTCCCTACCGCACCCGCCCTGCCCCCTCTGGCGCTCTCGGACCTGCAGGTAGGGGGTCGCTGCAAATGCAACGGACACGCTTCCAAGTGTCGCCATGACGACGCAGGCCGGACCGTGTGCATGTGCGAGCATCACACGGCCGGCCCGGATTGCGACGTGTGCGAGGATTTCTACTTTGACAGACCGTGGCATCGGGCCACGCCCACGAACCCAAACCCTTGTGTGG CGTGCGAGTGTAACGGCCACGCCACCAAGTGCCGCTTCAGCATGGAGGTGTTCCAGCAGTCTGGACGGCGCAGCGGGGGCGTGTGCCTCAAGTGTCGCCACCACACCGCCGGACGCCACTGCCAGTACTGCCACAACGGGTACACCCGGGACCAAAGCAAGCCGCTGCAGCACCGCGAGGCCTGCCGAC CTTGTCAGTGCCACCCTCTGGGAGCCGTGGGTCGCTGGTGCAACCACACGTCGGGTCAGTGCCTGTGCCGGCAAGGAGTGACCGGCCTCAGGTGCAACCGCTGCGCCCCTGAATACAAACAGGGCACGTCGCATCTGCGGCCCTGCGTCC GGATTCAAGAGGTTGCTCCAACGCCAGCGTTTCAGCCGCAATACAGCATCG ATGAGGAGTGTGCGTCCCACTGCCAGCCTTCGCAGGTTAAAGTCCGGATGAACTTGGACACATACTGCCTCAAGGACTACG TGCTGAAGGTGCAGGTGAGAGGGATGGAGCGTTCGGGTCCATGGTGGCAGTTTTCCATCTCGGTCCAAGTCGTCTTCCGCACGGGATCCCCGTCGCGCATCCGCAGGGGCCCGCGGTCCCTGTGGGTGCCCGTCCGGGACCTGGCCTGCGGCTGCCCCGCCCTCCACGTGGGCCGGACCTTTCTGCTGATTGGCGCCGACGAGAGCGAGAGGGGCTGGGCGCCGGACGAGAGGAGACTGGTGGCCGATCGCTCCACGCTGGCCCTCCAGTGGCGGGAACACTGGAGCCGCAAGCTGAGGGGCTTTCGCGGGCAGGACAAGAGGGGCCGCTGTCCCGAgcaacccccccaccctcacAGGAAGCCCCCGGAGTCCCAGACGGGATACATCCCCCCTCACCTGCTGGCTGACACGGACGTCGGAAGCTCGGCCGGCGAGGTCTCGACCTCGTCGCCGCGACACAAGGTCACCCAGGAACGAGAAGCGTGA
- the pcolceb gene encoding procollagen C-endopeptidase enhancer b: MEVRVWTVCALSAFVLGWTAAQSQNNYTRPVFKCGGHLVVDSGIVASEGFPSPYKANSKCTWYITVPEGHVVMLSFRLFDMEAEPTCRYDYLDVYNGHTRLVQKLGRFCGTFRPGALMSTSNTMMLDMVSDEATGGRGFLAYFRAGKPHVEENQFCGGRLTKSQGSVQTPNWPNSNYPAGISCSWYISVEPSNVIEVTFEKLDLEPDTYCRYDYVALFNGGERDDSRRIGKFCGDRIPGTIVTNGNQLLVQFVSDLSVTSDGFMAYYNSVPRGSRTPTAGGDFIHRSETPSTTRKPAVKPNKPIRTTAKPIKTTPKPKPSVQPKATPKPAKKTVVKTPIKPSPRKPTSKPSAKPKTAKPTPRVPVKKPTPKPRTKPSPKPKVIKVDKPTRKPAPKTKPTPKAAVKPVKPTPKSKPKVKPTPKTKVTPKPGLSEVVPKKPAVSKKPLPLNPLCTQACKRTGTLLSNFCPNDFVVTGKVTDVIPGLRGSATVEVSLIKAYKAGKLKITKAGPATTIKLISTCKRCPGLTKGQNYVLMGKVDPQGKGLLSPSSFTLLYKPVHAKALAALMGKAC, from the exons ATGGAGGTCAGGGTGTGGACCGTGTGTGCGCTTTCTGCGTTCGTGCTGGGATGGACGGCGGCTCAGAGTCAGAACAACTACACCAG GCCCGTCTTCAAGTGCGGGGGTCACCTGGTCGTCGATTCGGGCATCGTGGCCAGCGAGGGTTTCCCCAGTCCTTACAAAGCCAACAGTAAATGCACCTGGTACATCACT GTCCCAGAAGGTCACGTGGTCATGCTGTCCTTCCGCCTGTTCGACATGGAGGCCGAGCCCACCTGCCGCTACGACTACTTGGACGTCTACAACGGCCACACGCGCTTGGTTCAGAAGCTGGGCCGCTTCTGCGGGACGTTCCGGCCCGGCGCGCTCATGTCCACCTCCAACACGATGATGCTGGATATGGTGTCGGACGAGGCCACGGGCGGGAGAGGCTTTTTGGCCTACTTCCGGGCGGGGAAGCCGCATGTGGAAG AGAATCAATTCTGCGGCGGGCGGTTGACCAAATCCCAGGGATCCGTCCAGACGCCCAACTGGCCCAACTCCAACTACCCAGCCGGCATCAGCTGCTCCTGGTACATCTCGGTCGAGCCGAGCAAC GTGATCGAGGTGACGTTTGAGAAGCTGGACCTGGAACCGGACACGTACTGTCGCTATGACTACGTGGCTCTGTTCAACGGGGGGGAGAGAGACGACTCCAGGCGAATTGGGAAGTTCTGCGGCGACAGGATACCGGG GACGATCGTGACCAATGGAAATCAGCTCCTCGTCCAGTTCGTCTCCGACCTCAGCGTGACCTCGGATGGCTTCATGGCGTATTATAACAGCGTGCCCCGAGGCTCCCGGACTCCCACCGCCGGGGGAGACTTCATCCATCGATCCGAGACCCCCTCCACGACACGGAAACCGGCCGTGAAGCCAAACAAACCCATCAGAACCACAGCCAAACCCATCAAAACCACACCCAAACCCAAGCCTAGCGTCCAGCCTAAAGCCACCCCGAAACCTGCCAAAAAAACAGTCGTGAAGACTCCAATAAAGCCTTCGCCGCGCAAACCGACGAGCAAGCCGTCTGCTAAGCCCAAAACGGCTAAACCCACCCCCAGAGTGCCTGTGAAAAAGCCTACACCCAAACCCAGAACAAAACCTTCACCCAAACCCAAAGTCATCAAAGTCGACAAACCGACACGCAAGCCTGCACCCAAGACCAAACCCACTCCCAAAGCAGCCGTCAAACCGGTCAAACCCACCCCGAAAAGTAAACCAAAAGTCAAACCTACGCCCAAAACTAAAGTGACGCCCAAACCTGGACTGAGCGAGGTGGTCCCGAAGAAGCCGGCGGTGAGCAAGAAAC CTTTGCCCTTGAACCCTTTGTGCACGCAAGCCTGCAAGAGGACGGGAACTCTGCTGTCCAACTTCTGCCCCAACGACTTCG TGGTGACAGGAAAAGTTACGGATGTGATCCCTGGTCTGAGAGGTTCTGCCACAGTGGAAGTGTCTCTCATTAAAGCCTATAAGGCAGGAAAACTGAAGATCACCAAAGCAGGACCGGCCACGACTATCAAACTGATCTCGACCTGCAAGAGATGCCCGGGGCTGACCAAAG GACAAAACTACGTGCTCATGGGAAAAGTGGACCCCCAGGGCAAAGGTCTCCTGAGCCCATCCAGCTTCACCCTCCTGTACAAGCCGGTGCACGCCAAAGCCCTCGCCGCCCTGATGGGTAAAGCATGCTGA
- the LOC133397817 gene encoding transmembrane protein 272-like isoform X1, protein MHHLTAGEPPSLMSSFHIRSTRACATQCGWNWRRRTTPSRTLQEVISAGSGLMVIMSTAAPVHLIRNIPQPPTPVLVAIKVLLCIIPIAQIAMGAVHLDDCPRQRYIPVYLIVVGVVLMLLVLFTCLPCAREPKEGPPNPLCRVSLGWNSLLALFLISWFIAGNVWIYSIYKPNYYKNVTGTEPYCDKTLYLFAFWTTTLVYIAVGLFVALGFLVLVCLYMCGQADPDDYI, encoded by the exons ATGCATCACCTGACTGCGGGCGAACCGCCCTCGCTGATGTCATCATTTCACATCCGGAGTACACGAGCGTGCGCGACTCAGTGCGGTTGGAATTGGAGAAGGCGGACAACTCCCAGCCGAACCCTGCAAGAGGTCATCAGTGCCGGCTCGG GTTTGATGGTCATCATGTCCACCGCGGCCCCCGTGCACCTCATCCGCAACATTCCCCAACCGCCGACACCCGTCCTAG TGGCCATAAAGGTGCTCTTGTGCATCATCCCAATCGCCCAGATCGCAATGG GCGCGGTGCACCTGGACGACTGCCCCCGCCAGCGCTACATTCCCGTTTACCTGATCGTGGTGGGCGTGGTCCTGATGCTGCTGGTGCTGTTTACTTGCCTGCCCTGCGCCCGGGAGCCCAAAGAAGGCCCACCGAACCCTCTCTGCCGAGTCAGCCTGGGCTGGAACTCTCTGCTGGCGTTGTTCCTCATCTCCTGGTTCATTGCCG GTAACGTGTGGATCTACTCAATTTACAAGCCCAACTACTACAAGAATGTCACAGGCACTGAGCCCTACTGTGACAAAACGCTCTACCTGTTCGCCTTCTGGACCACGACGCTGGTCTACATCGCGGTGGGTCTGTTCGTGGCCCTCGGCTTCCTGGTCCTGGTCTGCCTCTACATGTGCGGCCAGGCGGACCCCGATGACTACATCTAG
- the LOC133397817 gene encoding transmembrane protein 272-like isoform X2: MVIMSTAAPVHLIRNIPQPPTPVLVAIKVLLCIIPIAQIAMGAVHLDDCPRQRYIPVYLIVVGVVLMLLVLFTCLPCAREPKEGPPNPLCRVSLGWNSLLALFLISWFIAGNVWIYSIYKPNYYKNVTGTEPYCDKTLYLFAFWTTTLVYIAVGLFVALGFLVLVCLYMCGQADPDDYI; the protein is encoded by the exons ATGGTCATCATGTCCACCGCGGCCCCCGTGCACCTCATCCGCAACATTCCCCAACCGCCGACACCCGTCCTAG TGGCCATAAAGGTGCTCTTGTGCATCATCCCAATCGCCCAGATCGCAATGG GCGCGGTGCACCTGGACGACTGCCCCCGCCAGCGCTACATTCCCGTTTACCTGATCGTGGTGGGCGTGGTCCTGATGCTGCTGGTGCTGTTTACTTGCCTGCCCTGCGCCCGGGAGCCCAAAGAAGGCCCACCGAACCCTCTCTGCCGAGTCAGCCTGGGCTGGAACTCTCTGCTGGCGTTGTTCCTCATCTCCTGGTTCATTGCCG GTAACGTGTGGATCTACTCAATTTACAAGCCCAACTACTACAAGAATGTCACAGGCACTGAGCCCTACTGTGACAAAACGCTCTACCTGTTCGCCTTCTGGACCACGACGCTGGTCTACATCGCGGTGGGTCTGTTCGTGGCCCTCGGCTTCCTGGTCCTGGTCTGCCTCTACATGTGCGGCCAGGCGGACCCCGATGACTACATCTAG
- the LOC133397775 gene encoding calpain-5-like — MTERVSDFQGQSFHKLRRACLRRGALFKDPVFPAAAQALFYKSAPPPGVTWKRPREICKDPRLFVDGISTRDLHQGSLGNCWMVAAISCLASEPTLWKKVIPNHVDQEWNPKRPDSYAGIFHFRFWRFGRWTDVVVDDLLPVSGDGVLLFCRSARPREFWSALLEKAYAKVNGCYEALEGGNTAEALIDFTGGVSEPLSLNRETLGLHGDQRKALFQTLAKAHERKALITCSIRPAEGETAESVMDCGLVRGHAYGVTALRKVRQGETLLKASGTSRLFLVRMRNPWGTADWTGAWSQRSQRWQQMSRAEREKMGLVVRDVGEFWMDFEDFCRYFTDAVVCRLVESAPLWRSSGWREVRRYGEWAPAPPHPGGPPSAVCAQSRRKVGGREVHVDKRSRCGGCINHKDTFLHNPQFMFEVRGHEEEVLMCLQQEDRRIRKKDGGGDNLPIGFEVLKSEENRCSRVQRVVEQAASSVYMDSRSVTLKATLAPGCYVLLPTTYLPGASGHFLVRLFCHSRVRLRELKDDLPPPTLFQCFLPQPTVVTTVHLLRATGLCPPKQTAPDVYAIIRCERATVRSRVSKAEENPEFRVRAIFYRTYPDVQISIELWSRGLLWDSILGHARLHATATDQNRDHAVALRGGRSGSGGRVRVETSSSVCLTDL, encoded by the exons ATGACAGAGCGCGTGAGCGACTTCCAAGGTCAGAGCTTCCACAAGCTCCGGCGGGCGTGCCTCCGTCGCGGCGCCCTCTTCAAGGACCCCGTCTTCCCCGCCGCCGCCCAGGCACTCTTCTACAAGAGTGCGCCGCCGCCAGGGGTGACCTGGAAGAGGCCCCGG GAGATCTGCAAGGACCCGCGTCTGTTCGTTGATGGCATCAGCACTCGTGACCTGCACCAAGGCAGTCTGGGTAACTGCTGGATGGTGGCCGCCATTTCCTGTCTGGCATCTGAGCCCACACTGTGGAAAAAG GTCATCCCCAACCACGTGGACCAGGAATGGAACCCGAAGCGCCCAGACTCCTACGCGGGGATCTTCCATTTCCGCTTCTGGCGCTTCGGCCGCTGGACGGACGTGGTCGTGGACGACCTGCTCCCCGTGAGCGGGGACGGCGTTTTGCTCTTCTGTCGCTCGGCCAGGCCCAGAGAGTTTTGGAGCGCCCTCCTGGAGAAGGCCTACGCCAA GGTAAACGGCTGCTACGAGGCCCTGGAGGGAGGAAACACTGCCGAGGCTCTGATTGACTTCACCGGGGGCGTTTCGGAGCCCCTCAGCCTGAACCGTGAGACCCTCGGCCTGCACGGGGACCAGAGGAAGGCCCTCTTCCAGACGCTGGCCAAGGCCCACGAACGCAAAGCCCTCATCACATGTTCTATTCGG CCGGCTGAAGGCGAGACGGCGGAGTCGGTGATGGACTGCGGGCTGGTGCGGGGACACGCCTACGGTGTGACCGCGCTGAGGAAGGTGCGGCAGGGGGAGACGCTCCTGAAGGCAAGCGGAACATCGCGGCTCTTTTTGGTGCGCATGAGGAACCCGTGGGGGACCGCCGACTGGACGGGAGCCTGGAGTCAGCG ATCCCAGCGGTGGCAGCAGATGAGCCGTGCAGAAAGGGAAAAGATGGGACTTGTAGTTCGGGACGTCGGCGAGTTCTG GATGGACTTTGAGGACTTCTGTCGCTACTTCACAGATGCGGTCGTATGCCGCCTGGTGGAGAGCGCTCCCCTGTGGCGCAGCTCCGGCTGGAGAGAGGTCCGCCGCTATGGGGAGTGGGCTCCGGCGCCGCCCCACCCCGGCGGGCCTCCGTCGGCCGTCTGCGCGCAGAGCCGGAGGAAGGTCGGAGGCCGGGAGGTCCACGTGGACAAGAGGAGCCGATGCGGAGGATGCATCAACCACAAGGACACTTTCCTGCACAACCCGCAA TTTATGTTTGAGGTCCGAGGCCACGAGGAGGAGGTGCTGATGTGTCTGCAGCAGGAGGACCGGAGGATCCGGAAGAAGGATGGCGGAGGAGACAACCTGCCCATCGGTTTTGAGGTACTTAAG TCAGAGGAGAACCGCTGTAGCCGGGTGCAGCGCGTGGTGGAGCAGGCGGCCAGCTCCGTCTACATGGACTCCCGCAGCGTCACGCTAAAGGCCACGCTGGCGCCGGGCTGCTACGTGTTGCTGCCCACCACGTATCTGCCGGGAGCCAGCGGACACTTCCTCGTGCGCCTCTTCTGCCATTCACGTGTCCGGCTCAG GGAACTGAAGGACGACTTGCCGCCTCCCACCTTGTTCCAGTGCTTTTTACCTCAGCCCACCGTGGTGACCACAGTCCACCTACTGAGGGCCACAGGACTCTGCCCTCCCAAGCAGACGG CTCCAGATGTCTACGCCATCATCCGATGCGAACGCGCCACTGTTCGGTCTCGGGTGTCGAAAGCCGAAGAAAATCCTGAATTCCGCGTGAGGGCCATCTTCTACAGGACATATCCCGATGTGCAGATCTCCATTGAG CTGTGGAGCAGAGGCCTGCTGTGGGACTCCATCCTGGGCCACGCACGACTCCACGCGACGGCGACCGACCAGAATCGAGACCACGCCGTGGCTCTGCGGGGCGGCCGCTCGGGTTCAGGGGGCCGCGTCCGCGTGGAGACGTCCTCCAGCGTCTGCCTGACGGACTTGTAG